A window of Fundulus heteroclitus isolate FHET01 chromosome 15, MU-UCD_Fhet_4.1, whole genome shotgun sequence contains these coding sequences:
- the nhsl1b gene encoding NHS-like protein 1 isoform X1: MPFHQRTVEPRRVSRLSARDGRKPREASGRRRARRAVLYSSLEEVGCHTLTSVIQQLSSLSRHASDIFLGIEVEAGMVFRRSCRIEGRLHDLHEQILRLNPKKVQIPVSNLDEESKWTVHYTAPWHQQENVFLPGSRPPCVEDLHRQAKVNLKTALRECDKLRKDGFRSSQYYSQGPTFSDPKQSTSSLDEEDDENDRKSTASSAEDDKSQLSVRSPTPQGASEAGEVPDAGRQVVWNKGAPLPTPEEKMRQVAKAVPTDVVPINITGAVFDRQASIRRSLINSDTVPRRPKKVKRRKTISGLPDNINQELAAKGRGGELRPHSMFIPGQYSTLGRAGSVNSTLRHSDTRDSGCQTEEVKIVPPSVRRIRAQRGQGIAAQMAGISASSSTGSISISSSDSSGVVVLPHHFNGDPSRFHSLPRQGARVSLSADPIYSSTPIKSEDQPQRQIGKLQADDTVVHMRNNPRMNSSPRPKSQEVRGTYSEWGGSMACVVSPHAAYSTSYIPNATLPSSTEVISLNTSNQSPVAAYATSRALSQASSTNTDPSMSSPTAFSHSPALATSTPVHAPQDGCLIPARPASESGHSDSSIHSHSTLAPTPPSCLPEEQWIYDTPENVVAPHRTLTSSCSTPINQLYSTLDHSSRTTTDSGSLYSQDNDGYYTSMHLDSGLRSRSHGSGHGATAGRASRHSMYECREMVGEEDAGSLYSDRSLSRSISLRKSRKPPPPPARTDSLRRKPAAKKPIGGVSAVNGADAPGGSMLSETLIASLQQSLQMGLRGGKGKGASPSSASHSPSSDYDDPWVMRSRSQSSISAGSSAASLAANANCGGVPNVYSLCHVTPTPSDTSSLRSDYADSWGYYSDYPRNPVDQRVQTPPGHVTDKVTAGAHPGKFQNGGQTQGAATQEVEVPAKTKPPSSSPDRVHRLTSPSSGYSSQSNTPTAGTPVPAFVRSMSPSGGRPRPKVPERKSSLLSSVSVSSSSTSLSSNTSDSLKSYGPPPPPPPPLLFSSSAPSTPLSAPPPFPPPQSSTPPPPQDASLSPLPACHTSPEFPPPPSPDMLIHTSSSFNGSPSPPPPPPPPLPTIGPPPPPPLPSFASASSSPPKKPAKDPPKPDLSNSPSKSPKPLITPFALQSVQLRAVRRPEDEISSKTSGETQETRIETILGLKHQDQESSCPPEHPAVPTVFTGSQGQDLHKTPPSPVSQLLEELSLDHSFPDETPDSTVINWKTEEQSYPLLNGKEDEEGDSSISPPSSCDASPVKQKPPAVAKKPKVCLILPFTPNKDASSLSQAEDQVDALIQVEVRERSEQQDEEDTEESLEPSGSGETSPDQDDSCFTSGDTSVGHELPNGEAHEEEEEEEDGLSSTTESISSKEEDMGEVFESSTAEPSPAPSANGPSKDNMVTPTPTSARPRTTEDLFAVIHRSKRKVLGRKESEEEKSRTGSQPQSPPSTPTSLSPVAASSLPRPSGSIQRNLRKTSTSSDTFKALLLKKGSRSETSFRMSAAEMLRSTDPRFQRTRSEGSDPFLASPTSPLAPNSPCNSPSRGKRATDVEWSRYEALGLSSPTSSPYSMGVPKYGRSRTPPSAASSKYNARNRILSSPMTVICEREGELAESEYGETAEGLSEPAVQTLPVLADSNGT; encoded by the exons CTGTGTCTAATCTGGACGAGGAGAGCAAATGGACGGTCCATTACACGGCCCCCTGGCATCAACAGGAGAACGTCTTCCTCCCAGGCAGCAGGCCGCCCTGTGTAGAAGACCTTCACCGACAGGCAAAAGTCAACCTCAAGACCGCACTGCGAG AATGTGACAAATTGAGGAAAGATGGTTTCCGGAGCTCTCAGTACTACTCTCAGGGTCCCACTTTCTCTGACCCCAAACAGTCCACCAGCAGCCTGGATGAAGAGGACGATGAAAATGACAGGAAG TCGACAGCTTCGTCAGCGGAGGACGACAAATCTCAGCTCTCCGTGAGGTCCCCGACGCCGCAGGGAGCGAGCGAGGCAGGGGAGGTGCCTGACGCTGGCAGACAGGTGGTATGGAACAAGGGCGCACCCCTCCCGACCCCGGAGGAGAAGATGAGGCAGGTGGCTAAGGCCGTGCCCACAGATGTGGTCCCGATCAACATCACAG GGGCAGTGTTTGACCGCCAGGCAAGCATCCGGCGCTCCCTCATTAACTCTGACACCGTGCCCCGGCGGCCCAAGAAGGTCAAACGCAGAAAGACTATATCAGGGCTGCCTGACAACATCAACCAGGAGCTAG cagCTAAAGGGCGAGGAGGTGAGCTTCGGCCACATTCGATGTTCATCCCAGGACAGTACTCTACTCTGGGCCGGGCGGGGAGCGTCAACTCAACCCTGCGACACTCAGACACCAGAGACTCCGGCTGCCAGACGGAGGAAGTGAAGATCGTTCCCCCGTCTGTGAGGAGAATCCGGGCGCAGCGGGGACAGGGAATCGCCGCTCAGATGGCCGGTATTTCTGCCTCCTCGTCCACGGGAAGCATCTCCATCTCCAGCAGCGACAGCTCAGGGGTCGTAGTGCTGCCCCACCACTTCAACGGAGACCCCTCGCGCTTCCACAGCCTCCCCCGACAGGGTGCCAGGGTGTCCCTCAGTGCTGATCCCATCTATAGCAGCACACCCATAAAGTCAGAGGACCAGCCTCAGAGGCAAATCGGGAAGCTTCAGGCTGACGACACGGTGGTGCACATGAGGAACAATCCGAGGATGAACTCTTCACCCAGGCCAAAGTCTCAAGAGGTGAGGGGGACGTACTCTGAGTGGGGTGGCAGTATGGCATGCGTAGTCTCCCCTCATGCTGCTTATTCCACCTCCTACATCCCCAATGCCACTCTGCCTAGCTCCACTGAAGTGATTAGCCTCAACACCTCCAATCAGTCACCAGTCGCAGCTTACGCCACATCTCGAGCACTCAGCCAGGCTTCCTCCACCAACACCGACCCCTCGATGTCCAGTCCAACAGCTTTCAGCCACAGTCCAGCTTTGGCCACCTCTACCCCTGTGCACGCACCTCAGGACGGCTGTCTGATACCTGCCAGACCAGCGAGTGAGTCGGGCCACTCCGACAGCAGCATCCACAGCCACAGCACACTGGCCCCTACTCCGCCCTCCTGCCTACCAGAGGAGCAATGGATCTATGATACACCTGAAAATGTGGTCGCTCCACACCGCACCCTAACCTCCAGCTGCTCCACCCCCATCAACCAGCTCTACAGCACCTTGGACCACTCCTCCAGGACCACAACCGACTCCGGCTCCCTCTACTCTCAGGACAACGATGGGTACTACACCTCTATGCACCTGGATTCGGGCTTGCGCTCCCGGAGTCACGGCAGCGGGCACGGCGCCACAGCTGGACGAGCCTCTAGACACAGCATGTACGAGTGTCGTGAGATGGTGGGTGAGGAAGACGCTGGAAGCCTCTACAGTGACCGCTCCCTCTCCCGCAGCATCTCCCTACGCAAGTCCAGGAAGCCCCCGCCTCCCCCGGCTCGGACGGACTCTCTGAGGCGCAAGCCTGCAGCGAAGAAGCCCATCGGGGGCGTTAGCGCCGTCAACGGCGCTGATGCACCGGGTGGCAGCATGCTCAGTGAGACTCTGATCGCCAGCTTGCAGCAGAGCTTACAGATGGGACTGAGGGGGGGGAAGGGAAAGGGCGCTTCACCCTCTTCAGCCTCGCACAGCCCGAGCAGCGACTACGACGACCCCTGGGTGATGCGGTCACGCAGTCAGAGCAGCATCAGTGCAGGTAGCTCTGCAGCCTCCCTGGCAGCTAACGCTAACTGTGGCGGCGTGCCAAACGTGTACTCCCTCTGCCATGTGACCCCCACCCCCAGCGACACCAGCAGCTTGCGTTCTGACTATGCAGACTCGTGGGGATACTACTCCGACTACCCGCGTAACCCGGTGGACCAGCGGGTGCAGACGCCTCCCGGCCACGTCACAGATAAAGTCACGGCCGGCGCTCATCCAGGAAAATTTCAGAACGGAGGTCAGACGCAGGgggctgcaacccaggaggtaGAGGTGCCTGCGAAGACCAAACCCCCCAGCTCTTCCCCGGACAGGGTGCACAGACTCACCTCCCCGTCCAGCGGCTACTCCAGCCAGTCCAACACGCCCACGGCTGGAACACCGGTACCAGCATTCGTCAGGTCAATGTCTCCGTCAGGTGGCAGACCCAGGCCCAAAGTCCCAGAGAGGAAgtcctccctcctctcctcggtatccgtctcctcctcctccacgtcgCTGTCCTCCAACACCTCGGACAGCCTGAAGAGCTATGGCCCCCCTCCACCACCGCCTCCACCACTGCTGTTCTCCTCCTCAGCTCCTAGTACCCCTCTCAGTGCACCGCCACCCTTCCCTCCCCCTCAAAGCtctactcctccacctcctcaggaTGCCTCCCTGAGCCCCCTCCCTGCTTGCCACACTTCCCCAGAATTCCCTCCTCCACCATCCCCAGACATGCTAATCCATACCAGCTCATCTTTCAATGGGAGTCCAAgcccaccccctccccctcccccgccTCTCCCCACCATAGGGccccctccacctccaccaCTGCCTTCTTTTGCTTCAGCATCCTCCTCACCTCCTAAGAAGCCAGCAAAAGATCCTCCTAAGCCAGATCTTTCCAATAGCCCCTCAAAGTCCCCCAAGCCCCTGATCACCCCGTTTGCACTGCAGAGTGTTCAGCTCCGCGCGGTCAGACGGCCAGAGGATGAAATTAGCAGTAAAACCAGCGGCGAAACTCAGGAAACCAGGATAGAAACCATTTTGGGTCTGAAACATCAGGACCAGGAGTCGTCTTGCCCTCCAGAGCATCCCGCTGTACCGACCGTCTTCACTGGCTCTCAAGGGCAGGATTTGCACAAGACCCCGCCGTCGCCTGTGTCGCAGCTTCTGGAAGAGCTGTCACTGGACCACAGTTTCCCAGATGAAACACCAGATAGCACTGTCATCAACTGGAAAACAGAAGAGCAGAGCTACCCTCTGCTAAACGGTAAAGAAGACGAGGAAGGGGACTCGTCGATCAGCCCCCCAAGTAGCTGCGACGCGTCCCCCGTCAAACAGAAACCCCCGGCAGTCGCCAAGAAACCCAAAGTTTGCCTGATCCTACCGTTTACCCCAAACAAGGATGCAAGTTCTCTGAGCCAAGCAGAAGACCAAGTGGATGCACTGATACAGGTGGAGGTGAGAGAGAGGAGTGAGCAACAGGATGAGGAGGACACTGAAGAAAGCCTTGAGCCGTCAGGGAGCGGTGAGACATCACCGGACCAAGATGACTCCTGCTTTACCAGTGGTGATACAAGTGTTGGTCACGAACTTCCAAATGGAGAAGCTcatgaagaggaagaggaggaagaagatggaCTGAGCAGTACCACTGAGTCCATCAGCTCCAAGGAGGAAGATATGG GTGAGGTTTTTGAATCCAGCACGGCCGAACCGTCTCCGGCTCCCTCAGCAAACGGGCCATCCAAAGACAACATGGTGACCCCGACTCCCACTTCGGCTCGACCCAGAACAACAGAGGACCTCTTCGCTGTCATACACAG GTCAAAGCGGAAGGTCCTGGGACGTAAGGAGTCTGAAGAAGAAAAGTCCCGAACCGGGAGCCAACCCCAGTCCCCACCGTCGACCCCCACCAGCCTGTCTCCGGTAGCGGCGTCCTCGCTGCCCCGCCCGTCGGGCTCCATCCAACGCAACCTCCGCAAGACCTCCACCAGCAGCGACACCTTCAAGGCCCTCCTCCTGAAAAAGGGCAGCCGCTCCGAGACCAGCTTCAGGATGTCTGCCGCCGAGATGCTTCGCTCCACTGACCCGCGCTTCCAGCGGACGCGCTCCGAGGGCTCGGACCCCTTCCTGGCCTCGCCCACGTCGCCGCTGGCCCCCAACAGCCCCTGCAACTCCCCCAGCCGAGGCAAGAGGGCGACAGACGTGGAGTGGAGCCGCTACGAAGCCTTGGGCCTGTCCTCGCCGACGTCTTCGCCCTACTCGATGGGCGTCCCAAAGTACGGACGCTCCCGCACGCCGCCGTCCGCCGCCAGCAGCAAATACAACGCTCGCAACCGAATCCTCAGCAGCCCCATGACCGTGATCTGCGAGCGCGAAGGGGAGCTGGCTGAGAGCGAGTATGGAGAAACCGCCGAAGGTCTGTCCGAACCGGCGGTCCAGACTCTCCCGGTGCTTGCAGACTCCAACGGCACTTGA
- the nhsl1b gene encoding NHS-like protein 1 isoform X7 has translation MTAILLSPDLSATLHNSIAVSNLDEESKWTVHYTAPWHQQENVFLPGSRPPCVEDLHRQAKVNLKTALRECDKLRKDGFRSSQYYSQGPTFSDPKQSTSSLDEEDDENDRKSTASSAEDDKSQLSVRSPTPQGASEAGEVPDAGRQVVWNKGAPLPTPEEKMRQVAKAVPTDVVPINITGAVFDRQASIRRSLINSDTVPRRPKKVKRRKTISGLPDNINQELAAKGRGGELRPHSMFIPGQYSTLGRAGSVNSTLRHSDTRDSGCQTEEVKIVPPSVRRIRAQRGQGIAAQMAGISASSSTGSISISSSDSSGVVVLPHHFNGDPSRFHSLPRQGARVSLSADPIYSSTPIKSEDQPQRQIGKLQADDTVVHMRNNPRMNSSPRPKSQEVRGTYSEWGGSMACVVSPHAAYSTSYIPNATLPSSTEVISLNTSNQSPVAAYATSRALSQASSTNTDPSMSSPTAFSHSPALATSTPVHAPQDGCLIPARPASESGHSDSSIHSHSTLAPTPPSCLPEEQWIYDTPENVVAPHRTLTSSCSTPINQLYSTLDHSSRTTTDSGSLYSQDNDGYYTSMHLDSGLRSRSHGSGHGATAGRASRHSMYECREMVGEEDAGSLYSDRSLSRSISLRKSRKPPPPPARTDSLRRKPAAKKPIGGVSAVNGADAPGGSMLSETLIASLQQSLQMGLRGGKGKGASPSSASHSPSSDYDDPWVMRSRSQSSISAGSSAASLAANANCGGVPNVYSLCHVTPTPSDTSSLRSDYADSWGYYSDYPRNPVDQRVQTPPGHVTDKVTAGAHPGKFQNGGQTQGAATQEVEVPAKTKPPSSSPDRVHRLTSPSSGYSSQSNTPTAGTPVPAFVRSMSPSGGRPRPKVPERKSSLLSSVSVSSSSTSLSSNTSDSLKSYGPPPPPPPPLLFSSSAPSTPLSAPPPFPPPQSSTPPPPQDASLSPLPACHTSPEFPPPPSPDMLIHTSSSFNGSPSPPPPPPPPLPTIGPPPPPPLPSFASASSSPPKKPAKDPPKPDLSNSPSKSPKPLITPFALQSVQLRAVRRPEDEISSKTSGETQETRIETILGLKHQDQESSCPPEHPAVPTVFTGSQGQDLHKTPPSPVSQLLEELSLDHSFPDETPDSTVINWKTEEQSYPLLNGKEDEEGDSSISPPSSCDASPVKQKPPAVAKKPKVCLILPFTPNKDASSLSQAEDQVDALIQVEVRERSEQQDEEDTEESLEPSGSGETSPDQDDSCFTSGDTSVGHELPNGEAHEEEEEEEDGLSSTTESISSKEEDMGEVFESSTAEPSPAPSANGPSKDNMVTPTPTSARPRTTEDLFAVIHRSKRKVLGRKESEEEKSRTGSQPQSPPSTPTSLSPVAASSLPRPSGSIQRNLRKTSTSSDTFKALLLKKGSRSETSFRMSAAEMLRSTDPRFQRTRSEGSDPFLASPTSPLAPNSPCNSPSRGKRATDVEWSRYEALGLSSPTSSPYSMGVPKYGRSRTPPSAASSKYNARNRILSSPMTVICEREGELAESEYGETAEGLSEPAVQTLPVLADSNGT, from the exons CTGTGTCTAATCTGGACGAGGAGAGCAAATGGACGGTCCATTACACGGCCCCCTGGCATCAACAGGAGAACGTCTTCCTCCCAGGCAGCAGGCCGCCCTGTGTAGAAGACCTTCACCGACAGGCAAAAGTCAACCTCAAGACCGCACTGCGAG AATGTGACAAATTGAGGAAAGATGGTTTCCGGAGCTCTCAGTACTACTCTCAGGGTCCCACTTTCTCTGACCCCAAACAGTCCACCAGCAGCCTGGATGAAGAGGACGATGAAAATGACAGGAAG TCGACAGCTTCGTCAGCGGAGGACGACAAATCTCAGCTCTCCGTGAGGTCCCCGACGCCGCAGGGAGCGAGCGAGGCAGGGGAGGTGCCTGACGCTGGCAGACAGGTGGTATGGAACAAGGGCGCACCCCTCCCGACCCCGGAGGAGAAGATGAGGCAGGTGGCTAAGGCCGTGCCCACAGATGTGGTCCCGATCAACATCACAG GGGCAGTGTTTGACCGCCAGGCAAGCATCCGGCGCTCCCTCATTAACTCTGACACCGTGCCCCGGCGGCCCAAGAAGGTCAAACGCAGAAAGACTATATCAGGGCTGCCTGACAACATCAACCAGGAGCTAG cagCTAAAGGGCGAGGAGGTGAGCTTCGGCCACATTCGATGTTCATCCCAGGACAGTACTCTACTCTGGGCCGGGCGGGGAGCGTCAACTCAACCCTGCGACACTCAGACACCAGAGACTCCGGCTGCCAGACGGAGGAAGTGAAGATCGTTCCCCCGTCTGTGAGGAGAATCCGGGCGCAGCGGGGACAGGGAATCGCCGCTCAGATGGCCGGTATTTCTGCCTCCTCGTCCACGGGAAGCATCTCCATCTCCAGCAGCGACAGCTCAGGGGTCGTAGTGCTGCCCCACCACTTCAACGGAGACCCCTCGCGCTTCCACAGCCTCCCCCGACAGGGTGCCAGGGTGTCCCTCAGTGCTGATCCCATCTATAGCAGCACACCCATAAAGTCAGAGGACCAGCCTCAGAGGCAAATCGGGAAGCTTCAGGCTGACGACACGGTGGTGCACATGAGGAACAATCCGAGGATGAACTCTTCACCCAGGCCAAAGTCTCAAGAGGTGAGGGGGACGTACTCTGAGTGGGGTGGCAGTATGGCATGCGTAGTCTCCCCTCATGCTGCTTATTCCACCTCCTACATCCCCAATGCCACTCTGCCTAGCTCCACTGAAGTGATTAGCCTCAACACCTCCAATCAGTCACCAGTCGCAGCTTACGCCACATCTCGAGCACTCAGCCAGGCTTCCTCCACCAACACCGACCCCTCGATGTCCAGTCCAACAGCTTTCAGCCACAGTCCAGCTTTGGCCACCTCTACCCCTGTGCACGCACCTCAGGACGGCTGTCTGATACCTGCCAGACCAGCGAGTGAGTCGGGCCACTCCGACAGCAGCATCCACAGCCACAGCACACTGGCCCCTACTCCGCCCTCCTGCCTACCAGAGGAGCAATGGATCTATGATACACCTGAAAATGTGGTCGCTCCACACCGCACCCTAACCTCCAGCTGCTCCACCCCCATCAACCAGCTCTACAGCACCTTGGACCACTCCTCCAGGACCACAACCGACTCCGGCTCCCTCTACTCTCAGGACAACGATGGGTACTACACCTCTATGCACCTGGATTCGGGCTTGCGCTCCCGGAGTCACGGCAGCGGGCACGGCGCCACAGCTGGACGAGCCTCTAGACACAGCATGTACGAGTGTCGTGAGATGGTGGGTGAGGAAGACGCTGGAAGCCTCTACAGTGACCGCTCCCTCTCCCGCAGCATCTCCCTACGCAAGTCCAGGAAGCCCCCGCCTCCCCCGGCTCGGACGGACTCTCTGAGGCGCAAGCCTGCAGCGAAGAAGCCCATCGGGGGCGTTAGCGCCGTCAACGGCGCTGATGCACCGGGTGGCAGCATGCTCAGTGAGACTCTGATCGCCAGCTTGCAGCAGAGCTTACAGATGGGACTGAGGGGGGGGAAGGGAAAGGGCGCTTCACCCTCTTCAGCCTCGCACAGCCCGAGCAGCGACTACGACGACCCCTGGGTGATGCGGTCACGCAGTCAGAGCAGCATCAGTGCAGGTAGCTCTGCAGCCTCCCTGGCAGCTAACGCTAACTGTGGCGGCGTGCCAAACGTGTACTCCCTCTGCCATGTGACCCCCACCCCCAGCGACACCAGCAGCTTGCGTTCTGACTATGCAGACTCGTGGGGATACTACTCCGACTACCCGCGTAACCCGGTGGACCAGCGGGTGCAGACGCCTCCCGGCCACGTCACAGATAAAGTCACGGCCGGCGCTCATCCAGGAAAATTTCAGAACGGAGGTCAGACGCAGGgggctgcaacccaggaggtaGAGGTGCCTGCGAAGACCAAACCCCCCAGCTCTTCCCCGGACAGGGTGCACAGACTCACCTCCCCGTCCAGCGGCTACTCCAGCCAGTCCAACACGCCCACGGCTGGAACACCGGTACCAGCATTCGTCAGGTCAATGTCTCCGTCAGGTGGCAGACCCAGGCCCAAAGTCCCAGAGAGGAAgtcctccctcctctcctcggtatccgtctcctcctcctccacgtcgCTGTCCTCCAACACCTCGGACAGCCTGAAGAGCTATGGCCCCCCTCCACCACCGCCTCCACCACTGCTGTTCTCCTCCTCAGCTCCTAGTACCCCTCTCAGTGCACCGCCACCCTTCCCTCCCCCTCAAAGCtctactcctccacctcctcaggaTGCCTCCCTGAGCCCCCTCCCTGCTTGCCACACTTCCCCAGAATTCCCTCCTCCACCATCCCCAGACATGCTAATCCATACCAGCTCATCTTTCAATGGGAGTCCAAgcccaccccctccccctcccccgccTCTCCCCACCATAGGGccccctccacctccaccaCTGCCTTCTTTTGCTTCAGCATCCTCCTCACCTCCTAAGAAGCCAGCAAAAGATCCTCCTAAGCCAGATCTTTCCAATAGCCCCTCAAAGTCCCCCAAGCCCCTGATCACCCCGTTTGCACTGCAGAGTGTTCAGCTCCGCGCGGTCAGACGGCCAGAGGATGAAATTAGCAGTAAAACCAGCGGCGAAACTCAGGAAACCAGGATAGAAACCATTTTGGGTCTGAAACATCAGGACCAGGAGTCGTCTTGCCCTCCAGAGCATCCCGCTGTACCGACCGTCTTCACTGGCTCTCAAGGGCAGGATTTGCACAAGACCCCGCCGTCGCCTGTGTCGCAGCTTCTGGAAGAGCTGTCACTGGACCACAGTTTCCCAGATGAAACACCAGATAGCACTGTCATCAACTGGAAAACAGAAGAGCAGAGCTACCCTCTGCTAAACGGTAAAGAAGACGAGGAAGGGGACTCGTCGATCAGCCCCCCAAGTAGCTGCGACGCGTCCCCCGTCAAACAGAAACCCCCGGCAGTCGCCAAGAAACCCAAAGTTTGCCTGATCCTACCGTTTACCCCAAACAAGGATGCAAGTTCTCTGAGCCAAGCAGAAGACCAAGTGGATGCACTGATACAGGTGGAGGTGAGAGAGAGGAGTGAGCAACAGGATGAGGAGGACACTGAAGAAAGCCTTGAGCCGTCAGGGAGCGGTGAGACATCACCGGACCAAGATGACTCCTGCTTTACCAGTGGTGATACAAGTGTTGGTCACGAACTTCCAAATGGAGAAGCTcatgaagaggaagaggaggaagaagatggaCTGAGCAGTACCACTGAGTCCATCAGCTCCAAGGAGGAAGATATGG GTGAGGTTTTTGAATCCAGCACGGCCGAACCGTCTCCGGCTCCCTCAGCAAACGGGCCATCCAAAGACAACATGGTGACCCCGACTCCCACTTCGGCTCGACCCAGAACAACAGAGGACCTCTTCGCTGTCATACACAG GTCAAAGCGGAAGGTCCTGGGACGTAAGGAGTCTGAAGAAGAAAAGTCCCGAACCGGGAGCCAACCCCAGTCCCCACCGTCGACCCCCACCAGCCTGTCTCCGGTAGCGGCGTCCTCGCTGCCCCGCCCGTCGGGCTCCATCCAACGCAACCTCCGCAAGACCTCCACCAGCAGCGACACCTTCAAGGCCCTCCTCCTGAAAAAGGGCAGCCGCTCCGAGACCAGCTTCAGGATGTCTGCCGCCGAGATGCTTCGCTCCACTGACCCGCGCTTCCAGCGGACGCGCTCCGAGGGCTCGGACCCCTTCCTGGCCTCGCCCACGTCGCCGCTGGCCCCCAACAGCCCCTGCAACTCCCCCAGCCGAGGCAAGAGGGCGACAGACGTGGAGTGGAGCCGCTACGAAGCCTTGGGCCTGTCCTCGCCGACGTCTTCGCCCTACTCGATGGGCGTCCCAAAGTACGGACGCTCCCGCACGCCGCCGTCCGCCGCCAGCAGCAAATACAACGCTCGCAACCGAATCCTCAGCAGCCCCATGACCGTGATCTGCGAGCGCGAAGGGGAGCTGGCTGAGAGCGAGTATGGAGAAACCGCCGAAGGTCTGTCCGAACCGGCGGTCCAGACTCTCCCGGTGCTTGCAGACTCCAACGGCACTTGA